The following proteins are co-located in the uncultured Draconibacterium sp. genome:
- a CDS encoding glycosyltransferase: MIQEFQNIFAQFTGIQLIVFAAFVVVYLIRLLYLFLFTGRVVFRKKSEKKTAVNTPVTLLFTLRNEETHIRKILPKILELEGFNFEVVVVDDYSQDSSYSVLGLLNQRYGRLKISSLNEETRFSVKLAQNIALKSASNNWVLITPISLSEVKEGWLSGILSGIESEPADVVCCYSSVVPAKGLFNLFYRIENFYQQIKNAAYINNGVPFIYNEDNIAFKKEKYFQIGGYGKNIKEQYANLELIVNAFITKKNTVVNFNSETAIRKNIEIKRAEYMDLLQKRLRIEKYLSTGKKLVLFTDALTNLLFLPLLALVLLLLFPLWPLIIILVGVKVVAQLLIIKITQNRLNERKIFIPSLVYGLLMPFYMLFYKWHFNRSNGKYK; this comes from the coding sequence ATGATTCAGGAGTTTCAAAATATTTTTGCCCAATTTACCGGCATCCAGTTGATCGTATTTGCGGCTTTTGTTGTTGTATACCTTATACGTTTACTGTATCTGTTTCTTTTTACCGGACGCGTTGTTTTTCGTAAAAAATCGGAGAAGAAAACGGCTGTTAATACACCGGTTACTTTGTTATTTACCCTTCGGAATGAAGAAACCCACATTCGAAAAATTCTGCCCAAAATACTTGAATTAGAGGGATTTAATTTTGAAGTTGTTGTTGTTGATGACTACTCGCAGGATAGCTCTTATTCTGTTTTGGGGCTGTTAAATCAACGCTACGGGCGTTTAAAAATTTCGAGTTTAAACGAAGAAACCCGATTTTCGGTTAAACTGGCTCAGAATATTGCATTAAAATCGGCATCAAACAACTGGGTTTTAATTACCCCTATTTCGCTGAGTGAAGTTAAAGAGGGGTGGCTCTCCGGTATTCTATCGGGAATAGAAAGTGAACCTGCCGATGTGGTATGTTGCTATTCCTCTGTTGTGCCGGCAAAAGGTTTGTTCAACTTGTTTTATCGAATTGAAAATTTTTATCAGCAAATAAAAAATGCCGCATACATAAACAATGGCGTGCCGTTTATTTATAACGAAGACAACATTGCCTTTAAAAAGGAAAAATATTTTCAGATTGGAGGTTATGGTAAAAACATAAAAGAGCAATACGCCAACCTCGAATTAATTGTAAACGCATTTATAACAAAGAAAAATACGGTCGTAAATTTTAATTCGGAAACTGCCATACGGAAGAACATCGAAATTAAACGGGCAGAATACATGGATTTACTTCAAAAACGCTTACGAATTGAAAAATATTTGTCGACTGGTAAAAAGCTGGTACTATTTACCGATGCACTTACAAACCTGCTTTTTTTACCGCTTTTGGCCTTGGTGCTGCTATTGTTGTTTCCGCTTTGGCCGTTGATAATCATACTTGTAGGTGTAAAAGTTGTTGCTCAATTGCTTATCATAAAAATTACGCAGAATCGTTTGAATGAACGTAAAATATTCATACCTTCGTTAGTATACGGATTATTAATGCCATTTTATATGCTTTTTTACAAGTGGCATTTTAATCGTTCTAACGGGAAATACAAATGA
- the tgt gene encoding tRNA guanosine(34) transglycosylase Tgt, translated as MNFELLTTLENSRARAGVLTTDHGKIETPIFMPVGTAGSVKGIHTRDIKEDIKAQIILGNTYHLYLRPGIDVIEKAGGLHKFNRWDRPILTDSGGFQVFSLGDIRKLSEEGAKFQSHIDGSYHMFTPENVMDIQRTIGADIIMAFDECTPGDADYTYAKKSLELTQRWLERCFIQFNNTQPKYGYKQSLFPIVQGNTFTDLRKLAVAHVKNFDADGYAIGGLSVGESEAEMYEMTEVATADLPENKPRYLMGVGTPVNILESIDRGIDMFDCVMPTRNGRNGMLFTSEGVINIRNKKWENDHSPIDENGTSFVDQYSKAYLRHLVISGEMLGAQIASQHNLAFYLWLVKTAREKILNGEFLSWKKEMVIKLKERL; from the coding sequence ATGAATTTCGAATTACTAACGACATTAGAAAACTCGCGGGCAAGAGCAGGGGTACTTACTACCGATCACGGTAAAATTGAGACCCCCATTTTTATGCCGGTAGGAACTGCAGGTTCAGTAAAAGGCATACATACACGCGACATAAAAGAGGACATAAAAGCCCAGATTATTCTTGGCAATACATACCACTTATATCTTCGCCCCGGAATTGATGTAATTGAAAAAGCAGGCGGACTGCACAAATTTAATCGCTGGGACAGACCCATTTTAACCGATAGCGGCGGGTTCCAGGTTTTTTCGTTGGGAGATATCCGAAAACTTTCGGAAGAAGGGGCTAAATTCCAGTCACACATCGATGGCTCGTATCATATGTTTACCCCTGAAAATGTAATGGATATTCAGCGTACAATTGGAGCCGATATAATTATGGCTTTTGATGAGTGTACTCCGGGTGATGCAGACTATACCTACGCAAAAAAATCGCTCGAATTAACACAACGCTGGCTCGAAAGGTGTTTTATTCAGTTTAACAATACACAACCGAAATACGGTTACAAGCAAAGCCTCTTCCCTATTGTTCAGGGAAATACATTTACCGATTTACGCAAACTGGCGGTTGCACATGTTAAAAATTTCGATGCCGATGGTTACGCCATTGGAGGACTTTCGGTTGGTGAATCGGAAGCAGAAATGTACGAAATGACTGAAGTTGCCACTGCCGATTTGCCCGAAAATAAACCACGCTATTTAATGGGTGTTGGAACTCCGGTAAATATTCTGGAATCAATCGATCGTGGAATTGACATGTTCGATTGTGTGATGCCTACCAGAAATGGCAGAAACGGCATGTTGTTTACCAGCGAAGGAGTTATTAATATCCGGAATAAAAAATGGGAGAACGACCATTCTCCGATTGATGAAAACGGCACCTCGTTTGTCGACCAGTATTCAAAAGCTTATCTTCGACACCTGGTAATTTCGGGCGAAATGCTTGGTGCACAAATTGCAAGCCAGCACAACCTGGCATTTTATTTATGGCTGGTAAAAACGGCACGCGAAAAAATACTAAATGGCGAGTTTTTAAGTTGGAAAAAAGAAATGGTGATAAAACTGAAAGAAAGGCTCTAG
- a CDS encoding LptF/LptG family permease, with product MKFYKTIDFYITRKFLGTFFYAIGLILSIAIVFDISENLDEFLSKDIPMRDIVFDYYLNFIPYFANLFSPLFTFIAVIYFTSKMAYNTEIIAILSSGVSYARLMRPYLVSAFIIALLSFLLGNFIIPPANKTMINFRQKYIRTRQLNTERNIHRQIEPGTYIYMQSFNSNNVGYRFTMERFEEAQLKEKITAQNIRWDEQTGKWVINSYWKRIIHDDYEEFENGYRMDTTLNMSPKDFQQLRNEMETYITPDLINEIDMMKMRGVNYVEWEIEKHKRFANPFSAFILTLIGVGLASRKIKGGLGLHLGLGLLLSFSYILFMQISTVFAISGTTPAYVAVWIPNLVYAVIALFVYRWAAR from the coding sequence ATGAAATTTTATAAAACCATAGATTTTTATATTACACGGAAATTCCTTGGAACTTTCTTTTATGCCATTGGACTTATTTTAAGTATTGCGATTGTTTTTGATATTTCTGAAAATCTTGACGAGTTTTTATCGAAAGATATTCCAATGCGGGATATTGTTTTTGATTATTACCTGAATTTTATCCCCTACTTTGCGAACTTGTTTAGTCCGCTTTTTACCTTTATTGCGGTAATTTATTTTACCTCAAAAATGGCTTATAACACCGAAATTATAGCCATTTTAAGTAGCGGTGTTTCTTATGCCCGGCTGATGCGTCCCTACCTTGTTTCAGCTTTTATTATTGCTTTACTCTCGTTTTTGTTGGGGAACTTTATTATTCCCCCGGCAAATAAAACCATGATAAATTTTAGGCAAAAATACATACGTACACGCCAGTTAAATACCGAACGAAACATTCACCGGCAAATTGAACCCGGCACATACATTTACATGCAGAGTTTTAATTCGAACAACGTGGGTTACCGGTTTACAATGGAGCGTTTTGAAGAAGCACAACTAAAAGAAAAAATAACAGCACAAAACATTCGCTGGGACGAACAAACCGGCAAATGGGTTATCAACTCGTATTGGAAAAGAATTATCCACGACGATTATGAAGAGTTTGAAAACGGCTACCGGATGGACACAACCTTAAATATGTCTCCAAAAGATTTTCAACAGCTTCGAAACGAAATGGAAACCTACATCACACCCGATTTGATTAACGAAATTGACATGATGAAAATGCGGGGAGTGAATTATGTGGAGTGGGAAATTGAAAAACACAAACGTTTTGCAAATCCATTCTCAGCATTTATTCTTACACTTATTGGTGTTGGCTTAGCTTCGCGAAAAATAAAAGGTGGACTCGGCCTGCATCTGGGACTTGGCCTGCTTCTCAGCTTCTCATACATTCTATTTATGCAAATTTCAACGGTATTCGCCATAAGCGGCACAACGCCTGCCTACGTAGCAGTTTGGATTCCAAATCTGGTGTATGCCGTTATTGCGCTCTTTGTTTATCGTTGGGCTGCCCGATAA
- a CDS encoding acyl-CoA carboxylase subunit beta, which yields MSLRSNVLDLRKRKKEVQKGGGDKAIEKQAKMGKLTARERILALLDKNSFHEYDLFVSHAAKDFGMEGKTLHGDGVIIGTGTIYNKPVCIFAQDFTVAGGSLGLMHARKITKIMDHALKMRVPLIGINDSGGARIQEGVNSLAGYGEIFFRNTLASGVIPQISVILGPCAGGAVYSPALTDFVFVVENISKMFITGPSVIKSVLGEEISMEELGGAKVHSEITGNAHFYALTEMECFEQIKSLISYIPRNNSKKALAHKPKAPLKGKKVEDIVPVDPRIPYDMRDILKSITDGSEFLEVMEDFAPNIIIGFGRMEGETVGFVANQPMVLAGVLDCDSSDKAARFIRYCDAFNIPIVTMEDLPGYLPGADQEHAGVIRHGAKILYAYSEATVPKITVILRKAYGGGYIAMNSRHLRADFVFAWPTAEIAVMGPEGAANIVFRKEIAEAENPEEMRQQKIQEYKEKFANPYVAAAQGYIDEVIEPSETRARILHALQVSENKSVFLPNKKHGIPPF from the coding sequence ATGTCACTAAGAAGTAACGTACTTGACCTTCGAAAAAGGAAGAAAGAAGTACAAAAAGGTGGTGGAGATAAAGCCATTGAGAAACAAGCGAAGATGGGAAAACTCACCGCTCGGGAACGTATTTTGGCTTTGTTAGATAAGAATTCTTTTCACGAATATGATTTATTTGTATCGCACGCCGCAAAAGATTTTGGCATGGAAGGCAAAACCCTACATGGCGATGGTGTGATTATAGGTACAGGAACAATTTACAACAAACCTGTTTGTATTTTTGCACAAGACTTTACCGTAGCAGGTGGATCTTTGGGTTTGATGCACGCCCGTAAAATCACCAAAATTATGGACCATGCATTAAAAATGCGTGTTCCTCTAATTGGTATTAACGATTCAGGTGGTGCTCGTATTCAGGAGGGTGTAAACTCGCTTGCCGGTTATGGCGAAATTTTCTTCCGTAACACGTTGGCATCCGGAGTTATTCCTCAAATTTCAGTAATTCTTGGCCCATGTGCCGGTGGTGCTGTTTATTCTCCGGCATTAACCGACTTTGTTTTTGTGGTTGAAAACATCTCAAAAATGTTTATTACAGGACCTTCTGTAATTAAATCGGTTCTAGGTGAAGAAATTTCGATGGAAGAACTGGGTGGTGCAAAAGTGCACTCAGAAATTACAGGAAATGCACATTTCTATGCTTTAACAGAAATGGAATGTTTCGAACAAATTAAAAGTTTGATTAGCTATATTCCACGTAACAACTCGAAAAAAGCTTTGGCTCACAAACCCAAAGCGCCTTTAAAAGGTAAAAAAGTTGAAGATATTGTACCAGTAGATCCAAGAATTCCGTACGATATGCGTGATATTCTGAAAAGTATTACCGATGGTTCAGAATTTTTGGAAGTAATGGAAGATTTTGCACCAAACATTATCATCGGATTTGGTAGAATGGAAGGCGAAACTGTAGGTTTTGTTGCCAACCAACCAATGGTACTTGCAGGTGTACTTGATTGCGACAGCTCTGATAAAGCAGCCCGTTTTATTCGTTACTGCGACGCATTTAATATTCCGATTGTAACCATGGAAGACCTTCCGGGATACTTACCCGGAGCCGATCAGGAACATGCCGGAGTTATTCGTCACGGAGCAAAAATATTGTATGCTTATAGTGAGGCAACAGTGCCGAAAATTACGGTTATTTTAAGAAAAGCATACGGCGGTGGTTACATTGCAATGAACTCGCGTCACCTGCGTGCCGATTTTGTTTTTGCATGGCCAACAGCTGAAATTGCAGTTATGGGACCTGAAGGTGCTGCCAATATCGTTTTCCGTAAAGAAATTGCAGAGGCGGAAAATCCGGAAGAAATGCGTCAGCAAAAAATCCAGGAATACAAAGAGAAATTTGCAAACCCATATGTTGCAGCTGCACAAGGATACATTGACGAGGTAATTGAGCCTAGTGAAACGCGTGCAAGAATTCTACATGCCTTGCAGGTTTCGGAAAACAAAAGTGTATTCCTACCAAATAAAAAACACGGAATTCCACCGTTTTAA
- a CDS encoding acetyl-CoA carboxylase biotin carboxyl carrier protein subunit has product MAEEKELKNLIIQGAVYKTTFTKKFENRVNYEAPNENMLYSFIPGTIIDIYVKTRQKVKEGETLLLLEAMKMQNQVRMPFDGEIVKIHVKKDEVIPNRHLMIEIKRSK; this is encoded by the coding sequence ATGGCAGAAGAAAAAGAGTTAAAAAATCTGATTATTCAGGGAGCTGTTTACAAAACTACTTTTACCAAGAAGTTTGAAAACAGAGTGAACTACGAAGCTCCCAACGAGAATATGTTGTATTCTTTTATTCCGGGTACTATTATTGACATTTATGTTAAAACCCGCCAAAAAGTAAAAGAAGGTGAAACATTGTTGTTGCTCGAGGCAATGAAAATGCAAAACCAGGTTCGTATGCCTTTCGATGGTGAAATTGTAAAGATTCATGTAAAGAAAGACGAAGTGATTCCAAATCGACATTTGATGATTGAAATTAAAAGATCGAAATAA